Proteins encoded within one genomic window of Rhododendron vialii isolate Sample 1 chromosome 1a, ASM3025357v1:
- the LOC131335644 gene encoding EG45-like domain containing protein → MGGKMLISIMVVISIYLVPMTYAQDMYETGTASFRPAPFFDMSCPQYRISDLTDTKVTIAGYPVWQGPETCGRNYSICCTGSAIAGAPNPCTSECVVVMVVEHCLFIFPTICKPLSPLLESTTFQLSQQAFSIISTSDNNPNSVITIKYKSV, encoded by the exons atGGGTGGCAAAATGCTAATTTCAATAATGGTGGTCATATCAATCTACCTTGTTCCAATGACATATGCACAAGATATGTACGAAACTGGGACTGCTTCATTCAGGCCAGCCCCTTTTTTTG ATATGTCATGCCCTCAGTACAGGATTAGCGACCTCACTGATACCAAAGTCACCATAGCAGGCTACCCTGTATGGCAAGGGCCCGAAACATGCGGCAGAAACTACTCTATATGTTGCACTGGTTCTGCAATCGCGGGTGCACCAAACCCTTGCACGAGTGAATGCGTTGTTGTTATGGTTGTGGAACAttgcctttttatttttccaactATATGCAAGCCTCTCAGCCCTCTACTTGAAAGCACCACCTTCCAACTTTCTCAACAAGCTTTCTCCATAATTAGTACAAGTGACAACAATCCTAACAGTGTTATCACAATTAAATATAAGAG TGTTTAG
- the LOC131317271 gene encoding uncharacterized protein LOC131317271 yields MAEGSDNNMEKREREALVLLGSSPFDLFYSVASAALYLLPLIRAFPPTLVFSWPSAIASSSPLTLMVNLRLLRPYSSIRVLSMNTRNRRRFSIDPYDVYWAFLIGEKPCGPEME; encoded by the exons ATGGCAGAAG GCTCTGATAATAATATG gagaagagagagagagaggctttgGTACTTCTCGGATCTTCGCCGTTTGATCTGTTCTACTCGGTTGCTTCGGCCGCGCTGTACCTCTTGCCGTTGATAAGAG CTTTTCCACCAACGCTGGTCTTCTCTTGGCCATCAGCCATAGCCTCCTCCTCACCACTGACGTTGATGGTCAATTTGAGGTTGCTAAGGCCATATTCAAGTATCAGAGTCTTATCGATGAATACCAGAAATCGCAGAAG ATTTAGCATAGACCCTTATGATGTTTACTGGGCATTTCTGATTGGAGAAAAGCCTTGCGGGCCTGAAATGGAATGA
- the LOC131317276 gene encoding uncharacterized protein LOC131317276, whose protein sequence is MVGSVKVNARVLEDPKDIKEAAVEHFSNNFKEERVIRPVLGGVFHRRLTSAASLQLGIPFHEREIVEALKECSNLKAPGPDGFNFSFVKKGWEFMKRLVLKKFSEFHANGKLTKGINSTFVALIPKYGGLGPREKNIVKGVRIGTNRAFVSHLQFADDTILFCNNNIEEMANIKRILRCFQFMSRLKINFSKSSLCGINVPHQDVISLAQVMGCKVDHLPIKYLGLPLGANPNRIKTWDPVVEKMGKRLSVWRRRSNSTGGRLTLLNHSLSNLPIYFMSIYKMPVAVAKAIEKL, encoded by the exons ATGGTGGGTTCAGTTAAGGTGAATGCAAGAGTATTGGAAGACCCCAAGGATATCAAAGAAGCGGCAGTTGAGCATTTTAGTAATAACTTCAAAGAGGAGAGAGTGATTAGACCAGTGTTGGGGGGAGTCTTCCATAGAAGATTAACTTCAGCAGCTTCCCTTCAACTTGGCATACCCTTTCATGAAAGGGAAATAGTTGAAGCTCTGAAAGAGTGCAGCAATCTCAAGGCTCCGGGTCCAGACggctttaatttttcttttgtgaagAAAGGTTGGGAGTTTATGAAGCGCTTGGTGCTAAAAAAATTCTCAGAATTTCATGCCAATGGAAAGCTCACGAAAGGTATTAATTCAACTTTTGTTGCCCTTATTCCTAAG TATGGTGGATTGGGTCCGAGGGAGAAAAACATTGTTAAAGGAGTAAGGATTGGAACTAACAGGGCTTTTGTATCTCACCTTCAATTCGCGGATGATACGATATTGTTCTGTAACAATAACATAGAGGAGATGGCTAACATTAAGAGAATTCTTAGATGTTTCCAGTTTATGTCAAGACTGAAGATcaatttttctaaaagttcGCTGTGTGGTATCAATGTCCCACATCAGGATGTCATTTCTCTTGCTCAAGTTATGGGGTGCAAAGTTGATCATCTGCCAATTAAATACTTGGGCTTGCCTTTGGGTGCTAATCCCAATAGAATCAAGACATGGGATCCAGTGGTGGAGAAAATGGGAAAGAGGCTAAGTGTTTGGCGAAGGAGGTCCAATTCGACAGGAGGTAGACTTACATTACTTAATCATTCACTTAGCAATTTGCCCATTTATTTCATGTCTATCTATAAAATGCCAGTGGCTGTAGCAAAGGCTATTGAGAAGTTGTAG
- the LOC131335661 gene encoding EG45-like domain containing protein has protein sequence MGAKILISILVVISIYLVPMTYAQYMYSGTASVRPAPYADRSCPDETISDLNNTCVAIAGDAVWEGPQTCGTKYFINCTGSTIQGLPCPCTGKSVVVTIVEHCLTSVTCSVNGNFNTFQLSQEAFLEIADPTYPNIAIEYKRVYY, from the exons atGGGTGCcaaaatattaatttcaataCTGGTGGTCATATCAATCTATCTTGTTCCGATGACATATGCACAATATATGTACTCGGGGACTGCTTCAGTCAGGCCTGCCCCTTATGCTG aTAGGTCATGCCCTGACGAGACGATCAGCGACCTCAATAATACCTGTGTCGCCATAGCAGGCGACGCTGTATGGGAAGGGCCCCAAACATGCGGCACAAAATACTTTATAAATTGCACTGGTTCTACGATCCAGGGTCTGCCTTGCCCGTGCACAGGTAAAAGTGTTGTTGTCACGATTGTGGAACATTGCCTCACATCAGTTACCTGCAGCGTCAACGGCAACTTCAATACCTTCCAACTTTCTCAAGAAGCTTTCCTCGAAATTGCAGACCCTACTTATCCAAATATCGCAATTGAATACAAGAG AGTATACTACTAA